The following coding sequences lie in one Eremothecium sinecaudum strain ATCC 58844 chromosome IV, complete sequence genomic window:
- a CDS encoding uncharacterized protein (Syntenic homolog of Ashbya gossypii ADL119W; Syntenic homolog of Ashbya gossypii NOHBY409; No homolog in Saccharomyces cerevisiae; Syntenic homolog of Kluyveromyces lactis KLLA0D16192g), protein MMKENRQIVIPDVRVEQNFRKSVFAAARKEHETKVKPLRGSEAQIDDSEVGITISAVVKVVFKDVLLLPLLQGMMWTGLMIAMKPWLRACGRNGYLLGRYIYDTITGRHLLKKMRYKLE, encoded by the coding sequence ATGATGAAGGAAAATAGACAAATTGTTATTCCTGATGTTCGTGTAGAGCAGAACTTCAGGAAGTCGGTGTTTGCTGCGGCCAGAAAAGAGCATGAGACCAAAGTAAAGCCTTTAAGAGGGTCGGAAGCTCAAATAGATGATTCAGAGGTAGGTATTACTATCTCAGCAGTTGTTAAAGTGGTGTTTAAAGATGTGCTGTTATTGCCTCTTCTGCAGGGCATGATGTGGACTGGACTAATGATCGCTATGAAGCCATGGCTCAGGGCATGTGGCCGGAATGGATACTTATTAGGCCGCTATATATATGATACAATTACAGGACGTCATTTGTTGAAAAAAATGCGTTATAAATTAGAGTAA
- the HIS6 gene encoding 1-(5-phosphoribosyl)-5- ((5-phosphoribosylamino)methylideneamino)imidazole-4-carboxamide isomerase HIS6 (Syntenic homolog of Ashbya gossypii ADL121W; Syntenic homolog of Saccharomyces cerevisiae YIL020C (HIS6)), translating to MTRFTGCIDLHAGKVKQIVGGTLADTDDSNPTVNFVSSHSPSYYARLYAESGVSGSHVIKLGPKNDEAALEALKTAIGFLQVGGGINIDNCQYWLQYASKVIVTSWLFDKVGSFQIDRLKAISERCGKDRLVVDLSCRRVASATEVPKWVIAMNKWQTMTKLELNQATLELLANYTDEFLVHAADVEGLCGGIDEELVEHLGKWAGSLKHNVTIVYAGGAKSIKDLEQVEKLSNGKVDLTYGSSLDIFGGKLVRFIDCCRWNQEHHH from the coding sequence ATGACGCGATTCACCGGATGTATTGATTTGCATGCTGGAAAGGTTAAACAAATAGTAGGCGGTACTCTTGCAGATACCGATGACTCAAACCCAACAGTTAACTTTGTTTCCAGTCATTCGCCCTCTTATTATGCTAGATTATATGCAGAGTCGGGTGTTTCAGGTTCTCATGTTATAAAGTTGGGACCTAAGAATGATGAGGCTGCACTGGAAGCATTAAAGACTGCAATTGGGTTTCTACAAGTTGGAGGTGGAATAAATATAGATAATTGTCAATATTGGCTACAATATGCTTCGAAGGTAATAGTAACGTCGTGGCTATTCGATAAGGTCGGATCATTCCAAATTGACAGATTGAAAGCTATTTCTGAGCGTTGTGGAAAAGATCGACTAGTTGTAGATCTCAGTTGTCGTAGAGTCGCTTCGGCGACAGAAGTACCCAAATGGGTTATTGCCATGAACAAATGGCAGACAATGACAAAACTAGAACTCAATCAAGCAACCCTAGAATTACTAGCAAATTATACTGATGAGTTTTTAGTCCATGCCGCAGATGTGGAGGGTTTGTGTGGAGGCattgatgaagaactaGTAGAACATCTGGGCAAATGGGCTGGATCACTGAAGCATAACGTCACTATAGTATACGCAGGTGGAGCCAAGAGCATCAAGGATCTTGAGCAAGTTGAGAAATTAAGCAATGGAAAAGTTGATCTCACGTACGGTTCTTCTTTAGATATATTTGGAGGCAAGCTTGTGCGTTTTATCGACTGTTGCAGGTGGAATCAAGAACACCATCATTAG
- the QCR6 gene encoding ubiquinol--cytochrome-c reductase subunit 6 (Syntenic homolog of Ashbya gossypii ADL124C; Syntenic homolog of Saccharomyces cerevisiae YFR033C (QCR6)), with the protein MVFSITEYLEELKEAMLPTVARAEDDVEDVEDNEEGDGEEEDDDDEDDDEDGDDEDGETVDQLDALRAECKETAEAKPLVHHYMECVERVHAAQEQPGYEDLDYKEDCVEEFFHLQHYLDQCAAPRLFDRLK; encoded by the coding sequence ATGGTTTTTTCAATTACTGAATATTTGGAAGAGTTGAAAGAAGCCATGCTTCCAACCGTCGCTAGGGCCGAGGACGATGTCGAAGACGTTGAAGACAATGAAGAAGGTGACggtgaagaagaagatgatgatgatgaagacgacgatgaagatggagatgatgaagatggCGAGACCGTTGATCAATTGGATGCTCTAAGAGCAGAGTGTAAAGAGACGGCGGAAGCAAAGCCACTTGTACATCACTACATGGAATGTGTGGAGAGGGTTCATGCCGCACAAGAACAACCAGGATATGAAGATTTGGACTACAAGGAAGACTGTGTTGAAGAATTTTTCCATTTACAACATTACCTTGACCAGTGTGCTGCTCCAAGACTTTTTGACAGGTTGAAGTGA
- the FAF1 gene encoding Faf1p (Syntenic homolog of Ashbya gossypii ADL122C; Syntenic homolog of Saccharomyces cerevisiae YIL019W (FAF1)), which yields MADKEYFKQLEAQRRAFEAQFGVLEDMGYEDKTKQALDDSSISDVDEVSNPSDVSSSFYHDSDAESSLCEEEQETVALPAVKTRQPRVIKFNAPKDDYVLPSKEEQRLLKKGLIPSVQALKAKTLLSGKKSKSNPTADADEEAIEKENLHNDIELQRFLKESHLLSALGSAGSSSSGAELTLQTMDNIEYRDDQLHGKARSRTIEMRLREVAKTNGKGQKLEKVPMNVRKGMINKHVERIQKHEQEARDAGIVLSKVKKGQFRNIEATYKKRIEDRIGTSIKSKDRARENARHRERGFKIHSVGKSTRNGLVISQRDIAKVTGSNTRNPRGRRR from the coding sequence ATGGCCGACAAAGAGTATTTCAAACAACTTGAGGCCCAGAGACGTGCCTTTGAAGCTCAGTTTGGTGTGCTAGAAGACATGGGCTACGAAGATAAGACAAAGCAAGCTCTCGATGATAGCTCTATAAGCGACGTTGACGAGGTTTCCAACCCAAGTGATGTATCTAGTTCCTTCTATCATGATTCTGACGCTGAATCTTCGCTTTGCGAGGAAGAGCAAGAGACAGTAGCACTTCCTGCAGTAAAAACTAGACAACCTCGGGTAATAAAGTTTAATGCTCCAAAGGATGATTATGTTCTTCCATCAAAAGAAGAGCAACGTCTACTTAAAAAAGGCCTCATCCCCTCCGTTCAAGCATTGAAGGCTAAAACACTACTTAGTGGTAAGAAATCTAAATCCAATCCCACAGCAGACGCTGACGAAGAGGCTATAGAGAAGGAAAACCTACATAATGACATTGAACTGCAGCGTTTCTTAAAGGAATCTCATCTACTGAGCGCACTCGGCTCTGCTGGCAGCTCCTCTTCTGGTGCTGAACTCACCCTTCAAACAATGGACAATATAGAATATAGAGACGATCAGCTACATGGAAAAGCCAGGTCAAGAACTATAGAAATGAGGCTTCGAGAAGTAGCCAAAACCAATGGAAAGGGCCAGAAACTAGAGAAAGTCCCTATGAATGTCCGAAAAGGTATGATCAATAAACATGTTGAACGTATTCAAAAGCATGAACAGGAAGCCCGCGATGCAGGCATTGTCCTTTCTAAGGTTAAAAAGGGCCAGTTCCGTAATATAGAAGCTACCTACAAGAAACGAATAGAAGATCGTATAGGAACTAGCATCAAATCCAAAGATCGTGCTAGAGAAAACGCCCGTCATCGCGAACGGGGTTTCAAGATACACTCAGTTGGTAAGAGCACTAGGAACGGTTTAGTTATTAGTCAAAGGGATATTGCCAAAGTCACCGGGAGTAACACTAGAAACCCGCGTGGCAGAAGACGTTAA
- the RPL2A gene encoding 60S ribosomal protein uL2 (Syntenic homolog of Ashbya gossypii ADL127C; Syntenic homolog of Saccharomyces cerevisiae YFR031C-A (RPL2A) and YIL018W (RPL2B); 1-intron in Ashbya gossypii) — MGRVIRNQRKGAGSIFTSHTRLRQGAAKLRTLDYAERHGYIRGVVKQIVHDAGRGAPLAKVVFRDPYKYKLREETFIANEGMHTGQFIYAGKNASLNVGNVLPLGAVPEGTIVSNVEEKPGDRGALARTSGNYVIVIGHNADENKTRVRLPSGNKKIISSDARGVIGVVAGGGRVDKPLLKAGRAFHKYKVKRNSWPKTRGVAMNPVDHPHGGGNHQHIGKASTISRGAVAGQKAGLIAARRTGLLRGSQKTQD, encoded by the exons ATGG GTAGAGTTATTAGAAACCAAAGAAAAGGTGCTGGTTCTATCTTCACCTCTCACACCAGATTGAGACAAGGTGCTGCCAAGTTGAGAACTTTGGACTACGCCGAAAGACATGGTTACATTCGTGGTGTTGTGAAGCAAATCGTCCACGATGCTGGTAGAGGTGCTCCATTGGCTAAGGTTGTATTCCGTGACCCATACAAGTACAAGTTACGTGAGGAAACTTTTATTGCTAACGAAGGTATGCACACCGGTCAGTTCATTTACGCTGGTAAGAACGCTTCTTTGAACGTTGGTAACGTTTTGCCTTTGGGTGCTGTTCCAGAAGGTACCATCGTCTCTAACGTTGAAGAAAAGCCAGGTGACAGAGGTGCTTTGGCTAGAACCTCCGGTAACTACGTTATTGTTATTGGTCACAACGCAGACGAAAACAAGACCAGAGTTAGATTGCCTTCTGGTAACAAGAAGATCATCTCTTCCGACGCCAGAGGTGTTATCGGTGTCGTTGCCGGTGGTGGTAGAGTTGACAAGCCATTGTTGAAGGCTGGTCGTGCTTTCCACAAGTACAAGGTTAAGAGAAACTCTTGGCCAAAGACCCGTGGTGTTGCCATGAACCCTGTTGATCACCCTCACGGTGGTGGTAACCATCAACATATTGGTAAGGCTTCTACTATTTCTAGAGGTGCTGTTGCTGGTCAAAAGGCTGGTTTGATCGCTGCCAGAAGAACTGGTTTGTTGCGTGGTTCTCAAAAGACTCAAGATTAG
- the RPB3 gene encoding DNA-directed RNA polymerase II core subunit RPB3 (Syntenic homolog of Ashbya gossypii ADL120C; Syntenic homolog of Saccharomyces cerevisiae YIL021W (RPB3)), translating to MSEEGPQVKIREATKDSVDFILSNVDLSLANSLRRVMIAEIPTLAIDSVEIETNTTVLADEFISHRLGLIPLQSKDIDQLVYCRDCYCEDHCDRCSVVLTLQALGESESTTNVYAKDLQIVSDLGGKNIGHPIIQDKEGNGVLICKLRKGQELRLKCVAKKGISKEHAKWSPAAAIEFEYDPWNKLRHTDYWYEQDAAAEWPQSKNSEFEDPLNEDEAFDYSQKPEIFYINVESVGSISSDQVVIRGIKTLQDKVADILFSLKKMDQDKVAFGGPTNDNMPMEVDHDPYEGSNGQYNEYNDNANAAYDDAW from the coding sequence ATGAGTGAAGAGGGACCGCAAGTTAAGATTAGAGAGGCTACAAAAGATTCGGTTGATTTTATCCTCTCAAATGTCGATCTTTCTTTGGCAAACTCACTTCGTAGGGTGATGATTGCAGAAATTCCGACATTAGCTATTGACTCAGTTGAAATTGAAACTAATACTACTGTTTTAGCGGATGAATTTATCTCTCATAGATTGGGTTTAATTCCTCTTCAAAGTAAAGATATTGATCAGTTGGTCTATTGTCGTGATTGTTATTGTGAAGACCATTGCGACCGTTGCTCAGTAGTTTTAACATTACAAGCTTTGGGAGAAAGCGAATCTACAACCAATGTTTACGCAAAAGATTTGCAAATTGTGAGTGATTTAGGAGGTAAGAATATCGGGCACCCAATCATACAGGATAAAGAAGGGAACGGGGTGCTTATATGTAAATTAAGAAAAGGTCAAGAGTTGAGGCTCAAGTGTGTCGCTAAGAAGGGTATTTCGAAAGAACATGCTAAATGGTCACCTGCAGCAGCCATTGAGTTTGAATACGATCCATGGAATAAGTTAAGGCATACTGATTACTGGTATGAGCAGGATGCTGCTGCGGAATGGCCGCAGTCTAAGAACTCTGAGTTTGAAGACCCACTGAATGAGGACGAGGCATTCGATTATAGTCAAAAGCCCGAAATTTTTTACATTAATGTGGAAAGCGTGGGTAGCATATCTTCTGACCAAGTGGTTATAAGAGGTATAAAGACTTTGCAGGATAAGGTCGCTGATATCTTGTTCTCATTGAAGAAAATGGACCAAGACAAGGTGGCCTTTGGCGGGCCAACAAACGATAATATGCCAATGGAGGTTGACCATGATCCATACGAGGGCTCCAACGGTCAGTATAATGAATATAACGACAACGCAAATGCAGCGTATGATGACGCTTGGTAA
- the RRT5 gene encoding Rrt5p (Syntenic homolog of Ashbya gossypii ADL126C; Syntenic homolog of Saccharomyces cerevisiae YFR032C (RRT5)), with protein sequence MSQQSLQYDLHARSPLHDHFVMEEHQEISDLLGSDMAEITEVTEVSQLDEYHEETGSRLHYLDDEDDDEQDQGSVEPQLSAHNYDEQDELEMHLENEQENYSGQQQQQQQQQQQQQQQQQQHSAVESNQVSYGSPGTPQTRVYVSNLSYKATEESLAEFLKAYNPQNVLIPSQSIRGFQKPLVRSLGIAYVEFSSPEIAAKAILEVNGMPFMNKELKLRYHIPFQSPRDRMKLPQNKMQQIQRRLTELRKKSVAAVCSGEISASSQPLQRNTPEEPLTPPLREVSETTIYVGHLPGKTTDANLRDFFHDYTPQEIIVYKHRQFNGWRLRRHLTAAVITFPDHERQQNALLTLTHEQFQGRYLKLEPAYEDKLADIRAEVQRMAVEQRLPQAAANLGMRVGNNLISMQPLHSRPVPKDQEQLQQLQKLQQLQQQQQQQQQQHCSLQSPSPTTTPQQEDDQEPSPILQQQQINPEINSNVVQDLDPAKGQPLHKLHKLQMIQKLQRLHKQRQSHHSTTSSPSHSPSQEEQQEPVAEAIVAAA encoded by the coding sequence ATGTCTCAACAATCATTACAATACGATTTGCATGCGCGCTCCCCCTTGCATGATCATTTTGTTATGGAAGAGCACCAAGAAATTTCTGATTTATTGGGATCAGATATGGCAGAAATAACTGAGGTTACTGAGGTTTCACAACTTGACGAATATCATGAAGAGACTGGGTCTCGGCTGCATTATCTTGATGATGAGGACGATGATGAACAAGACCAAGGTTCTGTAGAACCACAACTAAGTGCTCACAATTATGATGAGCAGGATGAACTTGAAATGCACTTGGAGAATGAGCAAGAAAACTATTCAGgtcagcagcagcaacagcagcaacaacagcaacaacagcaacaacagcaacaacagcacAGCGCTGTAGAAAGTAATCAAGTGTCTTATGGTTCTCCAGGTACTCCTCAAACTCGTGTATACGTCTCAAATTTGAGCTATAAAGCGACAGAGGAGTCTTTGGCCGAGTTTTTGAAGGCTTATAACCCTCAAAATGTGTTAATTCCAAGCCAGAGTATCCGCGGCTTCCAAAAACCCTTAGTGCGTTCGCTAGGTATCGCATATGTCGAATTCTCCAGCCCAGAGATAGCTGCTAAGGCGATTCTTGAAGTAAACGGTATGCCTTTCATGAACAAAGAGTTAAAGCTCCGCTACCACATCCCATTCCAGTCTCCTAGAGACAGAATGAAACTCCCTCAAAATAAAATGCAACAAATACAGAGACGCTTAACGGAATTGCGCAAGAAGAGTGTTGCTGCCGTTTGCTCGGGCGAAATTTCAGCATCATCGCAACCTCTTCAAAGAAACACGCCTGAGGAACCCCTAACTCCCCCACTGCGTGAGGTTTCTGAAACAACGATATACGTGGGACATCTCCCCGGCAAGACCACTGACGCTAACTTAAGGGACTTTTTCCACGATTATACGCCCCAGGAGATAATTGTTTACAAGCACCGTCAATTCAACGGCTGGCGCTTGAGGCGTCATCTCACTGCCGCTGTCATTACGTTCCCTGATCATGAAAGACAGCAGAACGCACTTTTGACGCTTACTCACGAACAGTTCCAGGGTAGATATTTAAAGTTGGAACCTGCATACGAAGACAAGTTGGCCGATATTAGAGCAGAAGTCCAGCGTATGGCTGTTGAACAGCGTCTACCTCAGGCTGCTGCTAACTTGGGCATGCGTGTTGGCAATAACTTGATCTCAATGCAACCACTTCACTCCCGTCCTGTCCCAAAGGACCAGGAACAACTACAACAACTACAGAAACTGCAACAACtgcaacagcagcaacagcagcaacagcagcagcatTGTTCACTTCAATCGCCTTCCCCTACTACAACTCCCCAACAGGAAGACGACCAGGAGCCTTCTCCAATTCttcaacagcagcagatTAACCCTGAAATCAACTCTAATGTTGTGCAAGATTTAGATCCAGCAAAGGGCCAACCTCTACATAAATTGCATAAGTTGCAAATGATACAGAAGCTACAACGACTACACAAACAAAGACAGAGCCACCACTCTACTACGTCCTCACCTTCACACTCACCTTCACAAGAAGAGCAACAAGAACCAGTAGCCGAAGCTATTGTCGCTGCAGCATGA
- the RPL29 gene encoding 60S ribosomal protein eL29 (Syntenic homolog of Ashbya gossypii ADL125C; Syntenic homolog of Saccharomyces cerevisiae YFR032C-A (RPL29); 1-intron in Ashbya gossypii), translating into MSKSKNHTAHNQTKKAHRNGIKKPRTHKYPSLKGVDSKFRRNHKYALHGTARVLAAERKNKN; encoded by the coding sequence ATGTCGAAGTCTAAGAACCACACCGCTCACAACCAAACCAAGAAGGCTCACAGAAATGGTATCAAGAAGCCAAGAACCCACAAGTACCCATCTTTGAAGGGTGTCGACTCCAAGTTCAGAAGAAACCACAAGTACGCTTTGCACGGTACCGCTAGGGTCTTGGCTGCTGAACGTAAGAATAAGAACTAA
- the PHO4 gene encoding phosphate-sensing transcription factor PHO4 (Syntenic homolog of Ashbya gossypii ADL123C; Syntenic homolog of Saccharomyces cerevisiae YFR034C (PHO4)), translated as MRNEDNSKRPYGSQVNNRTILEQVGEYLSAHVQQQVEDKQSVPVDSKVNTGLDGVRLPRGEPYTNEQTSWSPDNILGLEEFDRSLLEVGNRELDAKPHVSVPGADLSTAVIDFSLLDENHVPEYEESDSRYHQGHSLDHGQAERYSSNQNLEDDIFSPMVSPMVAPWKSVSNTPFLNANTLHTTQNTPYLQTENKAAGAHLLKDKKTFSPLSSPALKAVKGCRSNSFSLPEASITSGKSRSKRTPHSTPYMAASSGKVVKQSPLVGPRKAPSPPRMKSSAWDDMLRLPGPSISTQSTQHYAASLGSASEGTPHSHSAVSTSSMGTGDEPQPMEEQQHSSSMVNFTQLILPSNNNTSRTSPPSDGKAIRATESAVFNARKYSVNADNDVNQPHSKANGNSKSNAYSAKNLQDPMLKKRDARSTTADNYQNDDEYTKKEVHKAAEQIRRNRLNNALLELNSLIPQEMKETVQIPSKATTVELACKYIKQLTGKER; from the coding sequence ATGAGAAACGAAGATAATTCGAAACGCCCTTATGGGTCCCAAGTTAATAATAGGACTATATTAGAACAGGTTGGCGAGTATTTAAGTGCTCATGTCCAACAGCAGGTTGAAGACAAGCAGTCAGTGCCGGTAGATAGCAAGGTCAATACTGGACTGGATGGAGTACGTCTCCCCAGAGGCGAACCCTATACTAATGAGCAAACAAGCTGGAGTCCGGACAATATTCTGGGGCTTGAAGAATTTGACCGATCATTATTGGAAGTGGGCAACAGAGAACTTGACGCTAAGCCGCATGTATCTGTTCCAGGGGCGGATTTGAGCACTGCAGTTATAGACTTCTCCCTGCTAGACGAAAACCATGTTCCTGAATATGAAGAGAGCGATAGTCGATATCACCAAGGTCACAGTCTTGATCATGGTCAGGCTGAACGATATAGTTCAAACCAGAATCTCGAGGATGATATATTTTCGCCGATGGTGTCACCGATGGTTGCTCCATGGAAATCTGTTTCTAATACTCCATTCTTGAATGCGAATACACTCCATACTACTCAAAATACCCCGTATTTACAAACAGAGAACAAGGCTGCAGGTGCTCATTTACTAAAGGACAAGAAAACCTTCTCTCCACTGTCTTCGCCAGCGTTAAAGGCAGTCAAGGGTTGTAGATCGAACAGTTTTAGTCTTCCTGAGGCTAGTATTACATCTGGAAAGTCTAGGAGCAAGCGAACTCCCCATTCCACACCTTATATGGCCGCATCAAGTGGTAAGGTTGTTAAACAGTCGCCGCTAGTTGGTCCAAGGAAAGCCCCGTCCCCTCCTAGAATGAAATCTTCGGCTTGGGACGATATGCTTCGTCTACCGGGGCCTTCTATAAGCACCCAGTCAACACAACATTATGCAGCATCTCTTGGCAGTGCATCTGAGGGAACTCCTCACTCTCATTCTGCTGTTTCTACCTCTTCTATGGGAACGGGAGATGAACCACAGCCGATGGAAGAGCAGCAGCACTCATCTTCTATGGTGAATTTTACACAACTTATACTGCCTTCCAATAATAATACTAGTAGGACTTCCCCGCCTTCAGATGGTAAGGCAATACGGGCAACTGAATCTGCTGTTTTCAATGCACGCAAATATAGCGTAAACGCAGATAACGATGTAAACCagccacattccaaagCAAATGGCAATTCCAAGTCAAATGCGTATTCTGCTAAGAACTTACAGGACCCTATGCTAAAGAAACGTGACGCTAGAAGTACTACAGCCGATAATTATCAGAATGACGATGAATATACAAAAAAAGAAGTACACAAGGCCGCAGAACAAATCAGGCGAAACAGATTGAATAATGCCCTCTTAGAACTAAACTCCCTCATTCCACAAGAAATGAAGGAAACCGTCCAAATTCCGTCTAAGGCAACAACTGTAGAATTGGCCTGTAAATATATCAAACAGCTAACTGGTAAGGAGAGATGa